Proteins from a single region of Amblyomma americanum isolate KBUSLIRL-KWMA chromosome 10, ASM5285725v1, whole genome shotgun sequence:
- the LOC144106174 gene encoding uncharacterized protein LOC144106174, whose protein sequence is MFSLESNNMWLVNSQHAAEGGLEGLPTTPHLAVIGSSMGDIKKIIVAVDSTRSLEKAMGLLLGAFFVFNVAYPPDCPLTMELLQRYLGQSNPTKGRGKGRACGIAPKLLSLLNAL, encoded by the exons atgttttctctggagtctaataacatgtggcttgtgaattcccagcatgcagctgaaggggggctggaaggactgccaacaactccgcaccttgctgtgattg gatcaagcatgggggacataaagaagatcatcgttgcagtggattctacaagaagtcttgagaaggccatgggcctcctccttggtgccttctttgtgttcaacgttgcataccctcccgactgccccctcaccatggagcttttgcagag gtaccttgggcagagcaacccaacgaaagggcgcggcaaaggcagggcctgcggaatcgcaccaaagttgctgagcctgctgaatgcactttaa